A stretch of DNA from Sandaracinaceae bacterium:
GACGGCATTCGCGCCGGCACCGAGGAGTGCGACAACGGCGTGAACGCGACTACCGGTCTCCCCGAGTCGGGCGACGGCTGCAGCATCATCTGCCGCGTGGAGCCCGGCTGGGTGTGCGCGGCGGGCGTGTGCCGCCAGACCGTCTGCGGGGATGGCGCCGTCGAGGGCGACGAGGCGTGCGACGACGGCAACACCGCGGGATCGCCTGGCACCCCCGACGGCTGCTCGGCCGACTGCCGCTCGGTGGACTCGGGCTACGGCTGCCCGACGCCGGGTGCGCTCTGCACCACCGCGGCTTGCGGCAACGGCGTCCTGGACGGCGGCGAGGAGTGCGACACGGCGTGGCCGGGCGCATCCGGTCGCTGCGTGGGCTGCAAGCTGCAGAACGGCGCGTACTGCAACCCCGCGACCATGACGTGCGTCGACGAGACGTGCGGCAACGGCATCGTGCTCGGCAACGAGGCCTGCGACCTCGGGGCTCAGAACGGTGTCCTCAACAGCGGCTGTGAGAACGACTGCACTGTCACGCCCCTGTTCGTCTGCGAGGACGACGGCATGGGCGGCAGTGCGTGCGACCCCATCGTCCAGTTCGTCGAGGTGTTGACGTGGAACGTCAGCAACGTGAGCCCGAACGCGCTCTTCTTCGACCCTGAGCTGCGCGCCTTCGTCGGCTACAAGAGCACGGGCGCGAAGCCCATCGAGCTGTGCCTCGACGGGACGGTGCGCGAGAACGGAACTGGCGCAGGTCTCAACCAGCGCCGCACGTTCCCCGCCTCGGGCTCGTCGCTCGACGGTGCGACGTACAACCCCTTCAACAACACCGTGGTGTTCGTGCAGGGGGGCAACTCGAGCTCCATCCAGGTGGTGCCGCTCGCGACCACGCAGCAGACGGGTGTCGGCCTGAACTTCAGCGTGGCCATCACGGCCAACCTGCGGAAGGAGAACGGCACCACCGCGGTGCGCAATGCGTCGGCCATCGCCATCACCGACGGCGGTGACCTGTACGTCGTGTCCTCCGACGACCAGAGGGTCTACGTGTACCCGCGCCAGAACGGCACCACGACGGGCTTCGGCAACGGCGCGACGCTCACGGCCTCCTTCTCGTTCGCGTCGGGCGCGGCGTCCTCGAACAGCAACCCGGACGTGGCGTTCGTCATCCCCGGCGCCGACCTCTTCGCCTCGGCCTTCACGGCCAGCGGGGACCAGTTGGTACACTTCTACGACACGACCGGCGGGGCCGCGACCGTGCTGCCCGAGTTCGCCAGCTCGGACATCCCCGGCATCCTGTTCCCCAACGGCTCGCCCAGCATGCTCTCGGGTCCGCTGGACGGTTCGGAGGCCGGGTTCGACGGTGGCTCGTTCGTGCTCTGCGCGACCAACCCGTCGGAGCCGTGTCGCCTCTATGCGCGCACCTGTGAGACCAACGCGGACTGCCAGGCCGTCGTGCCGGGCACCGTGTGCGTCGACGACGGCCCGGGCGGTGTCCCACTGCCGTACTGCTTCGCTCCGGCTCAGGCGCGCGACGACAGCTACGCCATCAGCACCTCGGGGCCGACCACGTCGAACCTCACGGTGCTGGCCAACGACGTGCGCAGCGCTGGGACCTGCAGGGACAACACGGTGCGCATCCAGAGCCTCGACGCGCTCGGCAACACCGCGCTCCAGTCGCGCATCGCCATCTCGGCTGACGGTCAGACGGTGGTCTTCACGAAGCCGGCCGTCTGTGGAAGCGCGGAGGTCTTCGAGTACACCGCGCTCCTGGGTGGCGGAGAGACCGACACGGCCCGCGTCACGGTGCTCACCGAGTGCGTCTGCGGTGACGGCGTCACCCAGGCCAACGAGCAGTGCGATCCGATGGACCCCGCGTTCCCCGGCGCGCGCTGCAACGCGAACTGCACGCTCAACGTCCAGTGCGGCGACACCTTCGTCGACCCGGGCGAGGAGTGTGAGCCGCCCAGCCCGGGCAACGGCTGCACCGTCAACTGCTTGCTCGAGAGCGTGTGCGGTGATGGCGTGACCGAGGGCGTCGAGGAGTGCGACGACGGGAACACGGGCAACGGCGACGGCTGCTCGTCCCTGTGCCGCGACGAGTTCTGCGGTGACGGCGCGGTCAATAACGTGAACGAGGAGTGCGAGCCCCCCAGCGCGGGTCAGTGCGATGGCTTCTGCATGTTCCTCCCGGTCTGCGGTGACGCGAACCAGGAGGGCAGCGAGGCCTGCGACGACGGCGGGCGCTGCAACAACGGCGCGTTCTGCGCGGTGGGCCTCACCACCTGCGGCGACATGAGCACGTGTCTCCCGCGGGCCGGGGACGGCTGCAACGCTAGCTGTATCGTGGAATTCTGCGGCGACGGTGTCCTGCAGGTGGCCATCGGCGAGGAGTGTGAGCTCGGCGACGCCAACTGTGAGGACTGTCGCTTGAACGTCTGCGGTGACGGGACCACGACGGGAACGGAGGAGTGCGACGACGGCGACATGATGTCGGGCGACGGTTGTAGCGCGACCTGCGAGATCGAGTTCTGCGGTGACAGCCTGACGAACAACAACACGGAGCAGTGTGACGACGGAAATACCGACGCGCTCGACGCTTGCAACAACAGCTGCGTGCTCAACGTCTGCGGCGACGGTATCGTCAACAACGGTGAGGACTGCGACGCTGGCGCAAGCAACGGTAGCCCGACGAGCCCATGCGACGGCATGTGCGTGCGGCACTTCTGCGGCGACGACGTGGTCGACAACAGTGCGCCCAACCTAGGCGAGGAGTGCGACCCGCCGGGCTCCATGGCTGGGCCGGCGGTGTGTACCTTCGACTGCCGCATCGGCAACTTCTGTGGGGACGGAGACGTCGGTGGGACTGAGCAGTGCGACGACGGCGGCACCATGGGCGGTGACGGGTGTAGCGCGACGTGCCGGCTCGAGGTGTGCGGCAACGGCGTCATGGACCCCGGCGAGGCCTGCGACGACAACAACGTGCTGAACGGCGATGGATGCAGCGCGACCTGTCAGGTAGAGAGCCTCTGCGGCAACGGCGTCATCAACGGCGGCGAGCAGTGCGACGACGCCAACAACATGAGCGGCGACGGGTGCAGCGCGACATGCACCAACGAGTGGGTGTGTGGCGATGGGGATCTCGATCCGGGTGAGGTCTGCGATCCCGCCGATCCCAACACGATGACCGAGTCGACTACCGGCGCGGTGTGTACCAACGGCTGCTTCTATCCGCCGGTCTGCGGCGACGGGAACACCGACGACGGCGAGCAGTGCGACGATGGCGGGACTCTCAGCAACGATGGCTGTTCGGCCACGTGCGTGCTCGAGGTTTGCGGCGACGGAACCGTCCAGAGCGGCATCGGAGAGGACTGCGAACCGCCCGGCATGGGGAACTGCGACGGCACGTGCCACAGCCTGGTGTTCTGTGGCAACGGCGTCATCGAGCCCGGCAACCCCGTGACGCCCGAGCAGTGTGATGACGGCGGCACGCTGAGCAACGACGGTTGCAGCGCCACTTGTCAGAGTGAGTTCTGCGGTGACGGTATCGTGCAGACCGGCCTCGGCGAGGACTGCGACCCGGCAGACCCGGTGACGATGTCGGGGTGCGACATGAACTGCAACCTCACGCAGGTGTGCGGGAACGGTATCCAAGAGGGGACCGAGACGTGCGACGCCGGGAGCGCGAACGGCACGTCGGGTCAGCCATGCACGTCAGGCTGCGTCCTGCGTGAGTGCGGTGACGGGACGGTCGACGCGGACCTTGGGGAGACCTGCGATCCCCCCCTGACGAACATCTGCAACACGATGTGCAGGTTCATCTTCGGCTAGCTGGGCACCGACCTGTCGCCTGTCGGGCGGCGTGCGCCGATCGGTCGTCAGTTTGCGATGAGCACTGCGTCTCGTCCGCCGAACCCGTCGTCGGCATACGCCGAGGCCGGGGGCGTCTGCGGCGCGTCGTCCACCACCACCCGATAGCGATGCCGGCCGTCTGGCACGTCGAAGGTTCCTTCGAACCAACCGTCGCCGGTCGGGGTGAGCGTGCCTGCCTCGGCGTCCCAATCCAAGAAGCTGGCGAGCAACGCGACAGTGGTCGCGCCGGGCGCATGGAACACGAAGCGGTACCGGTTGGCGGCGATGCGCGTGACCCCTTCGTTTTCCGACGGGCGCCGGTCGGGGGTGAGCTGCACGACGACGCCCAGCTCGAGGGCTGCGCGGCCGTAGGCCAGCGCCTCCGCCCCGTCGCGCACGCCGCGGGCGCGGCCGACCTGAACCGCAAGGAACAGCGCCAAGCGCCGCGTGAGGGTGCGGTCGAGCCTCGCCCGCATCATCCATTCGCGTCCATCTCGGGGTGCGTTCGCGAACCAGCGACTGTACACCGACGTGGCGGCCAGCCAGCGCCACGGGCCTTCCACGCCGCTCGCTTCGATTGTCGTGCCGAGCTCGGCTCGTCTGGCCTCTGGGGCGCTGCTGAGGCGCCGATCGGCGGCGACGCGCAGGGCGAAGGCCACGTGGTCCGTCTCCCCGAGCACGCCAAGCTGCGCACCGAAGATCCCATCGAGCTGGTTGGCCGTGTAGCGGCGGAAGCGTGTGTACCCATCGACGCGCAGGGCGAGAGGCCCGAGCGAAAGCACGCTGCCGAGCGAGGCGTCGCCATACATCGCGTTGTCCAAGGCGAACGTCGCCGCGTAACCGCCCAGCATGGCGCGCACCTCGAGACGGTGCCGACCCCGGTCCCAGCCCAGCAGGAAGGCGGACCCGAGGTCGGTGTACGCGCCCCCGCTCGAGAAGCCCCGCGCCGTGAAGTATGGGCTGAGGGACACGTCCACCGACTGCTCACGCAAGAGAGCGAGTCGGGACGCAAGGTCCACCGCGAGCGTCGCGGCGGGTCGCAGCACGGTAGGGTCCATCCGCGCGCGGTCTCGCGGGTTCGCGGCGAGGGCGGGGTTCGAGTCGCCACCGATGGAGACGTCGAGGCTCGCCTGATGCCGTTGACCGGCCGCCACGGAAGACAACCCGCCTACGAACGTCAGCGTGACTGCGACGCCCGTGTAGCTCGCCACACGAGCCCATCGCTGGTGTGACGCGATCATGGACTATGCAGCTCCAGGCCTCGGGACGTCACGGAATGCGGAGCACTGCGTTCCGGTTGCCGAAACCGTCGTCGCGGTAGCCATCGGCGAACGGGTCCGTGACCCAGCGCTCACCGTCCACCACGAACATGTAGGCATACGCGCCCCGCGAGAGGGAGAGCGTCGTGTGGAACACGCCGTCCCCGTCTTCGTCCAGCAGCGGCGTTTCGGAGGGGTTCCAGTCATTGAACTCCCCGGCGACCGTCACCTCGCGTGCGCCTGTCGCGGGCAAGACGAACCGCACTGGGACGAGGACGTCCTGCGCGTCCTCGGCACTGGCGGTGCCCTCCTCGGACACGGTCGAGCCGGTCTCTGGAGGCTCCGAGGCGTTCTGGCGGCTCCAGACCCGCGGCAGGAGCAGCCCTCCGAACGCGATGGCGGCGACACCGACCCCAGCGGTGAGCACCCGTGCGTAGCGCTCCCATAAGGTCTTCGGCCGCGCCTGCTCAACCGCTCTTTTCCGCACCGCCCGGAGCACGGCCTTGTCCACGAGGTCCGCGGGAGGACGTGGCGATGACCGTCGCGCTGACTCCAGGGCGCGCTCGTACGCGTCGGTCTCTGTCCCAGGCCGCGCGTCCCGAGGACGGTCCGGGACGGCAGTCACGGCATGCGCTCCAGCTGCTTGCGCATGGCCGCTCGGGCACGCACTGCGCGGATCTTCAGTCCCGCTATGCTGCAGCGCGTGATCTGCGCGATCTCCTGGAATGAGAAGTCCTCGAGATCCTTGAGGATGAGTACCTCGCGATACGAGTCGGGGAGGGTCGCGAGGGCTCGGTCGAGTCGCCGCGCTTCGTACTGTGCGGCGACGAGCAGATCCGGATCCGGCGAGCACTGCCCAGAGTCGAGCATCGCAGACCCGGGCTCGTACGGTCGCTCGCGGCGCTTGGCAGAGCGCAGGTGATCTCGGCTCAGGTTGAGCGCGATGCGATAGAGCCACGTCGACAAGCGGTAGGTCGGGTCGAAGCGCCCAATGTGGATGAAGGCCCGCGCGAACGTCTCCTGCGCCAGCTCCTCCGCGTCCGCCTCCGAGCCGACGATACGCAGGACGAACTGATACACCCCCCGGTGGTGGCGCTCCACCAACCGGCGGAAGGCCACCGCGTCACCCTCAGCGGAGAGCAGAGCCCAGCGGCGCTCCTCCAGCTGAGCCTCGTCCGTGGAGCGACCGTACTCTGCAGGGATCTGCCACAGCTCAGACTTCATCCTGTAGACACTAGCACGGTGTCGTCCGCATGGGTGCGCTCAGTGTCAGGGCATGCCCATGCCCATGCTCATCCCCAGCCCGCGGCCGCGCCCCTGCCCGTAGCCGACGTCGTGGGGGGGGCCGTTTCCGTGCGAACTCCCGGAGCGACCTGGGGACTCGGGGCGCCCATGAGACGCCTGGGCGCGCAGGCTCTGTCCCCGCGCGCTCGGCGAGCCTCGCAGCGTACGCGCGCTCGCGAGTAGGTCGCGTACCGCCGAGGCCCCCCCGTGGCGCAGCGCCTCGCCGACGGCCGCGAGCGCGTCCTCCACCAGGAACTCGCGTTCGCCTAGCTCGGCGACCGCCGCGACCGCGACCAGGGTGGAGCGCATCCGCTCCCTGCGCAGGGGCGCACGCACTTGTCGCCCCAAGTTCGTGAGGGCGTCCGCCGTTGCGCCCACGGATTGTGCATCGACGAGGGCTCGGAGGAGCGCGTCGTCCACGGGAAGCTCGAGCGCCTCGAGCGTGCCGCGCGCTGCGCGCAAG
This window harbors:
- a CDS encoding DUF4215 domain-containing protein, which gives rise to MDIRGILRLSACVVVLSAVSAGCGGGDPAPVRDMGMGSDAGDAATPPRDLGPDLGPVDGGGDAGLMVDPGCGNGVVEPDAADGGLEEQCDDDNNVNGDGCNAQCQLEPGGVCPPMGGACTRCGNNVIEAGEVCDDGNLLSRDGCSPTCQVEPGAVCPTTPGACTVCGNQIVNSDSTLNPEMCDDGMRCDDGTQCVPTSACDDGSTCSPRDGDGCSATCQVETNGWTCPVAGGQCFRCGDGMKQPAEQCDHGGRCGGTLAGELCVLGDANACGGVPADCIVIGGDGCNATCSGVEAFWACATSPTTGGSVCEQCGNGVVAGSETCDDGTNCLDGSDCTVGGAACGDGSTCQPRGGDGCRSVCLSENGWACPAAGGACERCGDGVIAPGFEDCDDGNTQANDGCSSSCRVELGWDCNANMSGVSVCGRCGDGAIQTATGEECDDRGRCANTNTVCQVGDPTACGGVPADCTARAGDGCGTDCRLELGWQCVQRIGGTICNRCGDGMLQGEEVCDNGARCTNDNSVCTVGDVNGCGGVPTNCQPVSGDGCNDQCRLETNYRCTSDVPAQCFLCGDGQLDPTEVCDDGNNMNGDGCNATCTAFTTGYTCLTEADGVTHAVCVRCGDGVVQRSASGIGESCDDRNMVATDGCDMCQVDTAGGWTCTQTNQGGVLLHGGCANCGNGRIEVGEMCDDGVEPPAPGDGCSATCQVESGGWSCTATSPSVCQNCGNGTVEGNEACDGGGNTSNGCSATCTVQPNYTCVNNVCYRCGDGVRDTAAGETCDDGNNVGGDGCSLACRQETGWNCLTGSGGAFVVCTRCGDGVVQSAGGMGETCDDQNTTAGDGCNACQVESGAGWQCYTRDVNGVSVFDGCANCGNNIIETREQCDDGDAMPGDGCGATCQTEGGWTCAGTPSVCQTCGNGVREGTETCDDGQMTPTSGDGCSATCATETFWTCTGSPSTCTRCGNSELEGSEMCDDGNNVSNDGCSRLCAVESGWVCLRQPNGTTHQVCTRCGDRKVEGNEQCDDGGTVSNDGCSSTCQEEPGFQCHVVGFPCAQCGNGMLELGEQCDDGQMAPTSGDGCTDRCQAEAGYDCRAIGSPCTFCGDGVVEGFETCDDFTHCANGANCTVGGAACLDGSSCIPRSGDGCSASCVTEPGNVCDPMTGICSAAQCGDGIRAGTEECDNGVNATTGLPESGDGCSIICRVEPGWVCAAGVCRQTVCGDGAVEGDEACDDGNTAGSPGTPDGCSADCRSVDSGYGCPTPGALCTTAACGNGVLDGGEECDTAWPGASGRCVGCKLQNGAYCNPATMTCVDETCGNGIVLGNEACDLGAQNGVLNSGCENDCTVTPLFVCEDDGMGGSACDPIVQFVEVLTWNVSNVSPNALFFDPELRAFVGYKSTGAKPIELCLDGTVRENGTGAGLNQRRTFPASGSSLDGATYNPFNNTVVFVQGGNSSSIQVVPLATTQQTGVGLNFSVAITANLRKENGTTAVRNASAIAITDGGDLYVVSSDDQRVYVYPRQNGTTTGFGNGATLTASFSFASGAASSNSNPDVAFVIPGADLFASAFTASGDQLVHFYDTTGGAATVLPEFASSDIPGILFPNGSPSMLSGPLDGSEAGFDGGSFVLCATNPSEPCRLYARTCETNADCQAVVPGTVCVDDGPGGVPLPYCFAPAQARDDSYAISTSGPTTSNLTVLANDVRSAGTCRDNTVRIQSLDALGNTALQSRIAISADGQTVVFTKPAVCGSAEVFEYTALLGGGETDTARVTVLTECVCGDGVTQANEQCDPMDPAFPGARCNANCTLNVQCGDTFVDPGEECEPPSPGNGCTVNCLLESVCGDGVTEGVEECDDGNTGNGDGCSSLCRDEFCGDGAVNNVNEECEPPSAGQCDGFCMFLPVCGDANQEGSEACDDGGRCNNGAFCAVGLTTCGDMSTCLPRAGDGCNASCIVEFCGDGVLQVAIGEECELGDANCEDCRLNVCGDGTTTGTEECDDGDMMSGDGCSATCEIEFCGDSLTNNNTEQCDDGNTDALDACNNSCVLNVCGDGIVNNGEDCDAGASNGSPTSPCDGMCVRHFCGDDVVDNSAPNLGEECDPPGSMAGPAVCTFDCRIGNFCGDGDVGGTEQCDDGGTMGGDGCSATCRLEVCGNGVMDPGEACDDNNVLNGDGCSATCQVESLCGNGVINGGEQCDDANNMSGDGCSATCTNEWVCGDGDLDPGEVCDPADPNTMTESTTGAVCTNGCFYPPVCGDGNTDDGEQCDDGGTLSNDGCSATCVLEVCGDGTVQSGIGEDCEPPGMGNCDGTCHSLVFCGNGVIEPGNPVTPEQCDDGGTLSNDGCSATCQSEFCGDGIVQTGLGEDCDPADPVTMSGCDMNCNLTQVCGNGIQEGTETCDAGSANGTSGQPCTSGCVLRECGDGTVDADLGETCDPPLTNICNTMCRFIFG
- a CDS encoding isoamylase early set domain-containing protein, which produces MDKAVLRAVRKRAVEQARPKTLWERYARVLTAGVGVAAIAFGGLLLPRVWSRQNASEPPETGSTVSEEGTASAEDAQDVLVPVRFVLPATGAREVTVAGEFNDWNPSETPLLDEDGDGVFHTTLSLSRGAYAYMFVVDGERWVTDPFADGYRDDGFGNRNAVLRIP
- a CDS encoding RNA polymerase sigma factor, encoding MKSELWQIPAEYGRSTDEAQLEERRWALLSAEGDAVAFRRLVERHHRGVYQFVLRIVGSEADAEELAQETFARAFIHIGRFDPTYRLSTWLYRIALNLSRDHLRSAKRRERPYEPGSAMLDSGQCSPDPDLLVAAQYEARRLDRALATLPDSYREVLILKDLEDFSFQEIAQITRCSIAGLKIRAVRARAAMRKQLERMP